A single window of Streptomyces xanthii DNA harbors:
- a CDS encoding SMI1/KNR4 family protein has translation MTDEFEHRHGFPPGTNQVRPADHDDQAAARTLAQVPSAPADLVTFYESIGDVTWADVGNGYFLDGAGDVLLQLQEYGVVDVGTGQKARGLVIGSNGGGLIYVAGSDGAVYRTRTASLDEAEFDKVADDLRQFLELLEHSLTRFNGDGDPGYL, from the coding sequence CTGACAGACGAGTTCGAGCATCGGCACGGCTTCCCCCCTGGGACCAACCAGGTCCGGCCGGCCGACCACGACGATCAAGCCGCGGCTCGTACGCTCGCCCAAGTCCCCTCTGCACCAGCTGACCTGGTCACCTTCTACGAGAGCATCGGCGATGTCACCTGGGCGGACGTCGGCAACGGCTACTTCCTCGACGGGGCCGGTGACGTCCTGCTGCAGCTCCAGGAGTACGGCGTTGTCGACGTCGGCACGGGCCAAAAGGCCCGTGGCCTGGTCATCGGCTCGAACGGCGGCGGCCTGATCTATGTCGCGGGGTCCGACGGGGCCGTTTACCGGACGCGGACGGCGTCGCTGGACGAAGCGGAGTTCGACAAGGTGGCCGATGACCTCCGACAGTTTCTGGAGCTGCTGGAGCACTCCCTGACAAGGTTCAACGGCGATGGCGATCCGGGATACCTGTAA
- a CDS encoding barstar family protein, with the protein MANGFVTLFCRRSLLEECTSWLDDHGYHVTTLDAAADLRMGVGAALDFPDHYGRSLDAFNDCFGDVASYAE; encoded by the coding sequence ATGGCGAACGGCTTCGTCACGCTCTTCTGCCGCCGCAGTCTGTTGGAGGAGTGCACCTCCTGGCTGGACGACCACGGCTATCACGTCACGACTCTGGATGCGGCGGCCGACTTGCGCATGGGGGTCGGCGCGGCTCTGGACTTTCCCGACCACTACGGACGCAGCCTCGACGCGTTCAACGACTGCTTCGGCGATGTCGCCTCCTACGCCGAATAA
- a CDS encoding barstar family protein, which produces MVVIDVGPVSTDRDLHDVLKRELGFPAFYGMNWAAFWDAITGLIEMPRLLRFVHWAELERRAPLAATALREQLVRYTETNQEFSVIYDQ; this is translated from the coding sequence GTGGTGGTGATCGATGTTGGGCCAGTCAGCACTGACCGCGACCTTCACGACGTTCTCAAGCGGGAGCTCGGCTTCCCTGCGTTCTACGGGATGAACTGGGCCGCGTTCTGGGATGCGATCACCGGCCTGATCGAGATGCCCAGGCTGTTGCGCTTCGTCCACTGGGCAGAACTGGAACGTCGAGCGCCTCTGGCGGCTACTGCGCTCCGCGAACAGTTGGTCCGGTACACGGAGACGAACCAGGAGTTCAGCGTCATCTACGACCAGTAG
- a CDS encoding CPCC family cysteine-rich protein has translation MDTRRPCPCCGHLVFDIEDGWPGSFAICPICFWEDDPQQFRWPFMPRGANRVSLVEAQKNFQAFGACDQQGRRFTRPPAGDEPLDPDWRPIDPAEDFFEDWRSGSHRPWPVTPSVICWWLPGEPLRSRSRRCRTWW, from the coding sequence ATGGATACCCGTCGGCCCTGCCCCTGCTGCGGTCATCTCGTCTTCGACATCGAGGACGGGTGGCCCGGATCGTTCGCCATCTGCCCGATCTGCTTCTGGGAAGACGATCCGCAGCAGTTCCGCTGGCCGTTCATGCCTCGTGGCGCCAACCGCGTGTCACTCGTCGAGGCCCAAAAGAACTTCCAGGCCTTCGGCGCCTGTGACCAGCAGGGCAGACGGTTCACGCGACCGCCGGCAGGCGATGAACCGCTTGATCCCGATTGGCGTCCCATCGACCCGGCCGAGGACTTCTTCGAGGACTGGAGGAGCGGCTCGCATCGTCCCTGGCCCGTCACTCCGTCGGTCATCTGTTGGTGGCTCCCTGGGGAGCCGCTGAGGAGCCGGAGCCGGAGGTGCCGGACGTGGTGGTGA
- a CDS encoding DUF4253 domain-containing protein, whose product MNLDFLLSRGICLPPGRMITSDEGAGDLQPLWLSDRPASADLWAQVRGEHAASRLWPLLLDSLDPHDADFRPWGCGELSPERMSSPDEHDAEELLARWWQDYTGTDEDDDQLTAEERLAVTAPFGQTWPGTASARRICADPDGMAEQYARAFLAQNPQARLGLVSAPCGADALTAVGWDGPANYDNDTATFSAVVRGWEHRFGTRVVGVGFSTLHLSVAVPPSALEEALAIAAEHFAFCPDNIWQGAHQDLVAYAEHLIDLNCWEFWWD is encoded by the coding sequence GTGAATCTCGACTTCCTTCTGTCCCGCGGAATATGCCTGCCGCCTGGACGCATGATCACCTCGGATGAAGGTGCCGGCGACCTGCAACCTCTGTGGCTGAGCGACAGACCCGCTTCTGCCGACCTGTGGGCGCAGGTGCGTGGCGAACATGCCGCCTCCCGGCTGTGGCCGCTGCTGCTCGACTCCCTGGACCCGCACGACGCGGACTTCAGGCCCTGGGGCTGCGGCGAACTGTCTCCCGAGCGTATGTCTTCCCCCGACGAGCACGACGCCGAGGAACTTCTCGCCCGCTGGTGGCAGGACTACACGGGCACGGACGAAGACGACGACCAGCTCACAGCCGAGGAACGCCTGGCTGTCACCGCTCCCTTCGGCCAGACCTGGCCCGGTACTGCATCCGCCCGCAGGATCTGCGCGGACCCCGATGGAATGGCCGAGCAGTACGCGCGGGCCTTCCTGGCCCAGAACCCGCAGGCACGTCTCGGCCTCGTCTCGGCACCCTGCGGAGCCGATGCCCTCACCGCCGTCGGGTGGGACGGCCCTGCCAACTACGACAACGACACAGCCACCTTCTCGGCCGTCGTCCGCGGCTGGGAGCACCGCTTCGGTACGCGCGTTGTCGGCGTCGGATTCAGCACCCTCCACCTCAGCGTTGCCGTACCGCCCAGCGCACTTGAGGAGGCCCTGGCCATTGCCGCTGAGCACTTCGCCTTCTGCCCCGACAACATCTGGCAAGGCGCGCACCAAGACCTGGTCGCGTATGCCGAGCACCTCATCGATCTGAACTGCTGGGAGTTCTGGTGGGACTGA
- a CDS encoding FxLYD domain-containing protein encodes MDSATSWPEAKIRITNHSSKTSDYWVSIEFVDANGERVDDTVATSDNLAAGEVANMSAGGLEEASGPIKCRITDVDRWAS; translated from the coding sequence GTGGACTCCGCCACGTCATGGCCTGAGGCCAAGATCCGCATCACGAACCACAGTTCCAAGACCTCTGACTACTGGGTGAGCATCGAGTTCGTCGACGCAAACGGCGAGCGCGTGGACGACACGGTCGCAACGTCGGACAACCTGGCTGCGGGGGAGGTGGCGAACATGTCGGCGGGCGGCCTGGAGGAGGCTTCTGGTCCGATCAAGTGCCGGATCACAGACGTCGATCGGTGGGCGTCGTAG
- a CDS encoding nuclear transport factor 2 family protein, with protein sequence MRDGSGTAVTLSAAEQLLAIEEIKAVFAERLRCMDTKEWHIYPTLHTDDVISETWGGLPADKQPATAGERNRVLGKDLLADAIRTMLDGPVPLTTVHHGHTPIIELTSDFTARGIWAMEDKLWWTNGDREEHLHGYGHYHEVYRRVDGRWLISYRRLTRLREDHTPDFYSFLEKPL encoded by the coding sequence ATGCGGGACGGTTCCGGTACGGCGGTCACATTGAGCGCGGCCGAGCAGCTCCTGGCGATCGAGGAGATCAAGGCGGTCTTCGCTGAGCGGCTGCGGTGCATGGACACCAAGGAATGGCACATCTACCCGACGCTGCACACCGACGACGTCATCAGCGAGACCTGGGGCGGCCTTCCCGCCGACAAGCAGCCCGCGACGGCAGGTGAGCGCAATCGCGTGCTCGGCAAGGACCTGCTGGCCGACGCCATCCGCACCATGCTGGACGGCCCGGTGCCGCTCACCACGGTCCATCACGGGCACACGCCGATCATCGAGCTCACCTCCGACTTCACGGCACGTGGGATCTGGGCCATGGAGGACAAGCTGTGGTGGACCAACGGCGACCGCGAGGAACACCTGCACGGTTACGGTCATTACCACGAGGTGTACCGCAGGGTCGACGGACGGTGGCTGATCAGCTACCGCAGACTCACCCGCCTCCGCGAGGACCACACTCCCGACTTCTACAGCTTCCTGGAGAAGCCGCTGTGA
- a CDS encoding helix-turn-helix transcriptional regulator, producing MDNQAEVREFLTSRRAKITPEQAGLPSGSRRRVPGLRRSEVAALADMSVEYYSKLERGNLAGASPAVLEALARALQLDDAERAHLLNLAHTADGSDALTRPRRRPPQWKPHRSLQWVLDAVTAGPAFVRNGRMDLLATNQLARAFYDDVYATPHNQANLARFNFLDPASRRFYPDWDQAADVAVSILRTEAGRNPHDKDLHDLVGELSTRSDEFRTRWGAHNVRHHGTGTKRFHHHAIGDLTLAYEGLEMAAEPGLTLTVYTAEPGSPDEEGLRLLATWSATQQADTASSLPAN from the coding sequence GTGGACAACCAAGCAGAGGTCCGCGAGTTCCTGACCTCGCGACGAGCCAAGATCACCCCCGAGCAGGCGGGCCTGCCCTCCGGCAGTCGCCGCCGCGTCCCCGGCCTGCGCCGCAGTGAGGTCGCCGCCCTGGCCGACATGAGCGTGGAGTACTACTCCAAACTGGAGCGCGGCAACCTCGCCGGCGCCTCCCCGGCCGTCCTGGAAGCCCTCGCCCGCGCCCTCCAGCTCGACGACGCCGAACGCGCCCACCTGCTGAACCTCGCCCACACGGCCGACGGTTCCGACGCCCTCACCCGCCCCCGACGCCGCCCCCCGCAGTGGAAGCCGCACCGCAGCCTGCAATGGGTCCTGGACGCCGTCACGGCCGGCCCTGCCTTCGTCCGTAACGGCCGCATGGACCTGCTCGCCACCAACCAGCTTGCCCGCGCCTTCTACGACGACGTCTACGCCACGCCCCACAACCAGGCCAACCTGGCCCGCTTCAACTTCCTCGACCCCGCCTCCCGCCGCTTCTACCCCGACTGGGACCAAGCCGCCGACGTGGCGGTGTCGATCCTGCGCACCGAAGCCGGCCGCAACCCGCACGACAAGGACCTGCACGACCTCGTCGGTGAACTCTCCACCCGCAGCGACGAGTTCCGCACCCGCTGGGGCGCCCACAACGTCCGCCACCACGGCACTGGCACCAAGCGTTTCCACCACCACGCCATCGGCGACCTCACCCTTGCCTACGAAGGGCTGGAGATGGCCGCCGAACCCGGCCTCACCCTCACCGTGTACACCGCGGAACCCGGCTCACCGGACGAAGAGGGCCTACGCCTTCTCGCTACCTGGTCCGCCACACAGCAAGCCGATACTGCCTCGTCACTCCCTGCGAACTGA
- a CDS encoding zinc-dependent alcohol dehydrogenase family protein produces MRGAMIYAPGDIRFETLDDPKILNPTDAIIRTAVTCVCGSDLWPYRGTEPTDEPHPMGHEYVGFVEEVGSEVTSVKPGEFVVGSFATSDNTCPNCRNGFQSNCLHREFMSTCQADYVRIPHAHGTLVATDEVPGEELWPGLLAVSDVMGTGWWAADAAEVRPGSTVVVVGDGAVGLCAVIAAKEMGAERIIAMSRHESRQKLAREFGATDIVAERGEEGVEKIKELTGGIGADSVLECVGTAQSMQQALHSARPGGNVGFVGVPHGVAVDGQELFFSHVGLRGGPAPVRRYLPNLIERVLTGAIDPGRVFDLTLPLDQVADGYKAMDERRAIKTLLKP; encoded by the coding sequence ATGCGCGGCGCAATGATCTACGCTCCTGGCGACATCCGCTTCGAGACGCTCGACGACCCCAAGATCCTCAACCCCACCGACGCGATCATCCGCACGGCCGTGACCTGCGTGTGCGGATCGGACCTGTGGCCCTACCGCGGCACCGAGCCGACGGACGAGCCGCATCCGATGGGGCACGAGTACGTCGGTTTCGTCGAGGAGGTCGGTTCCGAGGTCACCTCCGTCAAGCCGGGCGAGTTCGTGGTCGGCTCGTTCGCAACCTCGGACAACACCTGCCCGAACTGCCGGAACGGCTTCCAGTCCAACTGTCTGCACCGCGAGTTCATGTCGACCTGCCAGGCCGACTACGTACGCATCCCCCACGCTCACGGCACCCTGGTCGCCACCGACGAGGTACCGGGCGAGGAGCTGTGGCCCGGTCTCCTGGCCGTCTCAGATGTGATGGGCACCGGCTGGTGGGCGGCGGACGCGGCCGAGGTGCGGCCCGGCTCGACCGTCGTGGTCGTCGGTGACGGCGCGGTCGGCCTGTGCGCGGTGATCGCCGCGAAGGAGATGGGCGCGGAGCGCATCATCGCCATGTCCCGCCATGAGAGCCGGCAGAAACTGGCCCGCGAGTTCGGCGCGACCGACATCGTCGCCGAGCGCGGTGAGGAGGGCGTCGAGAAGATCAAGGAGCTGACCGGCGGGATCGGCGCCGACAGCGTCCTGGAGTGCGTCGGCACCGCCCAGTCCATGCAGCAGGCCCTGCACTCGGCCCGGCCCGGCGGCAACGTCGGCTTCGTCGGCGTCCCGCACGGCGTCGCCGTCGACGGACAGGAACTGTTCTTCTCCCACGTCGGTCTGCGTGGCGGCCCCGCCCCCGTACGCCGCTACCTGCCCAACCTCATCGAACGCGTCCTGACCGGCGCCATCGACCCTGGCCGGGTCTTCGACCTCACTCTGCCCCTGGACCAGGTCGCCGACGGCTACAAGGCCATGGACGAGCGGCGCGCCATCAAGACCCTTCTCAAGCCCTGA
- a CDS encoding SDR family NAD(P)-dependent oxidoreductase: MTTFALVGAGPGLGLAAARRFGRAGHRVALLSRSTRHQDSLVYELAREDIDARGFTADVLDPASLTTALHEAADTLGPVEILQFSPVPRGDFMKPVLDTTAADLDDPLAFSVKGPLTCVNAVLPGMRELGRGSLLFVNGGSAVRPKASVAGTSIAFAAESAYAQMLHTALAPENIHVAQLIVSGAISPESAASSPEKLAELLYGLHTDRKGFRHYAEPMPDPQDGTP, translated from the coding sequence GTGACCACCTTCGCTCTCGTCGGCGCCGGCCCCGGCTTGGGCCTGGCGGCCGCCCGCCGCTTCGGGAGAGCAGGCCATCGAGTGGCCCTCCTCTCGCGCAGCACCCGGCACCAGGACAGCCTGGTGTACGAGCTGGCCAGGGAAGACATCGACGCCCGCGGCTTCACCGCCGACGTCCTCGACCCCGCCTCCCTCACCACAGCCCTGCACGAGGCCGCGGACACCTTGGGGCCCGTCGAGATCCTGCAGTTCAGCCCCGTACCGCGGGGCGACTTCATGAAGCCCGTCCTGGACACCACCGCCGCCGATCTGGACGACCCGCTCGCGTTCTCCGTCAAGGGACCGCTCACGTGCGTGAACGCGGTCCTGCCCGGCATGCGGGAGCTGGGGCGGGGCAGTCTGCTGTTCGTCAACGGCGGCAGCGCGGTACGCCCGAAGGCCAGCGTGGCCGGTACCTCGATCGCGTTCGCCGCCGAGAGCGCGTACGCGCAGATGCTCCACACCGCCCTCGCGCCGGAGAACATCCACGTCGCGCAGCTCATCGTGTCCGGGGCGATCAGCCCCGAATCCGCGGCCTCCAGCCCGGAGAAGCTGGCCGAGCTGCTGTACGGCCTGCACACCGACCGCAAAGGTTTCCGCCACTACGCCGAGCCCATGCCCGACCCGCAGGACGGCACCCCATGA
- a CDS encoding cyclophilin-like fold protein: MSTFALRRALTITVTVGVLVLAATACSDDSSAEQTPSTTSAASSAPGSTPASASASPTGSDTSTPMDIRVTIDGQEGEATLNDSPAARDLASLLPLTLDLEDFHGTERIADPPRKLTTENAPEPQAPKTGDLTYYSPWGNLAIFYKDGPSASSDLLVLGHIDADADQLAGADRITLKAAS; this comes from the coding sequence ATGAGCACCTTCGCCCTCCGCCGCGCCCTGACCATCACCGTCACCGTCGGCGTGCTGGTCCTGGCCGCGACCGCCTGCTCCGACGACTCGTCCGCCGAGCAGACCCCCTCCACCACCTCCGCCGCGTCGTCCGCCCCCGGCTCCACACCGGCTTCGGCGTCGGCGAGCCCGACCGGATCAGACACGAGCACCCCGATGGACATCCGCGTCACCATCGACGGCCAAGAGGGCGAGGCGACCTTGAACGACAGCCCCGCCGCCCGCGATCTGGCCTCCCTGCTCCCGCTCACCCTGGACCTGGAGGACTTCCATGGGACCGAGCGGATCGCCGACCCGCCCAGGAAGCTGACCACCGAGAACGCGCCCGAACCGCAGGCGCCGAAGACCGGTGACCTCACCTACTACTCCCCCTGGGGCAACCTCGCCATCTTCTACAAGGACGGCCCCTCCGCCTCCTCCGACCTCCTGGTCCTCGGCCACATCGACGCCGACGCGGACCAGCTCGCCGGCGCCGACCGGATCACCCTCAAGGCCGCCTCCTGA
- a CDS encoding MFS transporter, which yields MPSATGPAPGKLPFVVWVLAAGTFLMGTTEFVIAGLLPEMAADLNVSVSHAGLLITAFAVGMIVGGPTMAMATLRLPQRHTLIGALAVFALGHAVAALSTSFTIVLTARVVTALATGAFWAVGFVIATTAAGPARSTRAVGVMMGGLTLANVVGVPIGSFVGHYTGWRGPFWALAVLAALAAAFVGRFIPRTEQRADVSVRAEVRALKQGRLWLALAAAVLIMGGVLATYTYITPLLTDRAGIPAGAVPLVLIAFGIGALGGTAIGGRLGDRRPMVTTITAATATSLILLALVPASNSPVAAVVLVFGMALAGFTVNPVVTSLAVRFAGDAPTLTSAMTTSGYNTGIAAGSLVAGQALDSSLGLTGPALVGAIFAALTLLPLIALALRGTTGPSRTVAHHTADTHESQTVGTPATTAH from the coding sequence ATGCCCTCCGCCACCGGGCCCGCCCCCGGCAAGCTGCCCTTCGTCGTCTGGGTGCTCGCCGCCGGCACGTTCCTGATGGGCACCACCGAGTTCGTCATCGCCGGGCTGCTGCCCGAGATGGCCGCCGACCTGAACGTCAGCGTGTCCCACGCCGGCCTCCTGATCACCGCATTCGCCGTCGGGATGATCGTCGGCGGGCCCACGATGGCCATGGCCACCCTGCGCCTGCCCCAGCGCCACACCCTCATCGGCGCCCTCGCCGTCTTCGCCCTCGGCCACGCCGTCGCCGCGCTCAGCACCTCCTTCACCATCGTGCTCACCGCCCGCGTGGTGACCGCCCTGGCCACCGGCGCGTTCTGGGCCGTCGGCTTCGTCATCGCCACCACTGCCGCCGGGCCCGCCCGGTCCACCCGGGCGGTCGGCGTCATGATGGGCGGCCTCACGCTGGCCAATGTCGTCGGCGTGCCCATCGGCTCGTTCGTCGGCCACTACACCGGCTGGCGCGGCCCGTTCTGGGCACTCGCCGTCCTCGCCGCCCTGGCCGCCGCGTTCGTCGGCCGGTTCATCCCTCGTACCGAGCAGCGGGCCGACGTCTCGGTGCGCGCCGAGGTCCGGGCCCTGAAGCAGGGACGGCTGTGGCTGGCGCTCGCCGCCGCGGTACTGATCATGGGCGGGGTCCTGGCGACGTACACGTACATCACCCCGCTGCTGACCGACCGGGCGGGCATCCCGGCCGGTGCCGTACCGCTGGTGCTGATCGCCTTCGGTATCGGTGCGCTGGGCGGCACCGCGATCGGCGGTCGGCTCGGCGACCGCCGCCCGATGGTCACCACGATCACCGCGGCAACGGCCACGTCCCTCATCCTGCTGGCTCTCGTCCCCGCCTCGAACAGCCCGGTGGCCGCCGTGGTCCTGGTCTTCGGCATGGCCCTGGCGGGGTTCACCGTCAACCCGGTCGTCACCTCCCTCGCCGTCCGCTTCGCCGGTGATGCCCCCACCCTCACCTCGGCGATGACCACCTCCGGCTACAACACCGGCATCGCCGCCGGTTCCCTCGTCGCCGGGCAGGCCCTGGACTCCTCGCTCGGTCTGACTGGACCGGCCCTGGTCGGCGCGATCTTCGCCGCGCTCACCCTGCTGCCGCTGATCGCCCTCGCACTGCGCGGCACCACCGGCCCTTCGCGGACCGTCGCACACCACACCGCTGACACGCACGAATCGCAGACCGTGGGCACCCCCGCAACGACCGCGCACTGA
- a CDS encoding class I SAM-dependent methyltransferase: MNDSRSRTSRSFDELVAEAEEAPVEGWDFSWLDGRATEQRPSWGYQRLMSQRLGRARAALDIQTGGGEVLAGAENLPPTMVATESWPPNVDTATRLLHPRGAVVVADADEPPLPFADAAFDLVTSRHPVTVWWDEIARVLEPGGTYLSQQVGHSSVFEVVEFFLGPQPEENRRARHPDDARRDAETAGLEIVDLRFERLRTEFYDVGAVIYFLRKVIWMVPGFTVDAYHDRLRELHELITTEGPFLAHTTRFLIEARKPSNR; this comes from the coding sequence ATGAACGACTCACGCTCGCGCACCTCCCGCTCTTTCGATGAACTCGTCGCGGAAGCCGAAGAGGCCCCTGTTGAGGGCTGGGACTTCTCCTGGCTGGACGGGCGGGCCACCGAGCAGCGCCCCTCATGGGGATATCAGCGGTTGATGAGCCAGCGCCTGGGCCGCGCCCGGGCCGCGCTCGACATCCAGACGGGCGGCGGCGAGGTCCTTGCGGGCGCGGAGAACCTGCCGCCGACGATGGTCGCGACCGAGTCGTGGCCGCCGAACGTAGACACGGCGACCCGCCTGCTGCACCCGCGCGGCGCGGTCGTGGTCGCCGACGCGGACGAACCGCCGCTGCCGTTCGCCGACGCGGCCTTCGACCTGGTGACCAGCCGCCATCCGGTGACCGTGTGGTGGGACGAGATCGCCCGCGTTCTTGAGCCGGGTGGCACGTACCTGTCCCAACAGGTAGGTCACTCAAGCGTGTTCGAAGTCGTTGAGTTCTTCCTCGGCCCGCAACCCGAGGAGAACCGCCGCGCACGCCACCCCGACGACGCACGGCGCGACGCCGAGACGGCGGGACTGGAGATCGTGGACCTGCGCTTCGAGCGGCTTCGCACCGAGTTCTACGACGTCGGCGCGGTGATCTACTTCCTGCGCAAGGTGATCTGGATGGTTCCCGGTTTCACCGTCGACGCCTACCATGACCGCTTGCGCGAGCTGCACGAACTCATCACGACGGAAGGTCCATTCCTCGCGCACACGACGCGCTTTCTGATAGAAGCACGCAAACCCTCAAACAGGTGA